The window CTAACCTCATAGGTCATGCCCGGCGGGAACGAGTTCTCTTTGATCTCCTCCAGCTTCTCTTTGACCTGCTCGATGACTTGGGCGGCGTTGGTGTTGGGGATCTGCTTCAGGACGATGGCCGCCGAGGGATAGCCATCGATGTTCGAGTAGATGTTGTAGTACGAGGGGCCCAGTTCGACTTCGGCAACGTCCTTGATCCGCAGGATCTCACCCTCGGGGGTTGCCCTGAGAACGATGTCTTCATACTCCTCCGGCTTGTTGTAGCGTCCCTTCCAGATCAGGACGTACTCGATCGTTTGCGACGTTCTGCCGGTTGCCTGGCCCAGTCGTCCGGGCGAACCCAGCATGCTTTGTGTACGGATCGCCTCCATGACTTCGTCGGCCGATACACTGTACGCCCGCATGCGCTCAAGATTCAGCCACACCCGCATCGCAAACGCGCGGCTGCCGAGAATATTGGCGCTGCCGATCCCCCGCACCCGCTTGATCTCGGGCACGATGTTGACGAAGGCGTAGTTATAGAGAAAGTCCTGATTGTGGTCCTTGTCCGTGCTGTAAATGTTCACGTACATCAGCATGCTCGTCATCTGCTGGAGCACGACGATGCCCTCTAGCTCGACGATGGGCGGGAGCCTTTGCTTCACGGTTTGAATGCGATTTTGCACATTCAAGACTGCGACGTTGGGGTCCGAGCCTGGCTCGAAGATGATCAGGATCGTGGCCTCGCCGGCGCTGGTGCCGGCCGAGATCATGTAGCGCATGTTCTGTACGCCATTGATCGCCTGCTCCAAGATGACCAGCACCGAGTCGACCAGAACCTGGGCGCTGGCACCCGGATAAGCGAGCGTCACGACGACGCTCGGAGGTGCGACGTCCGGGAACTGCGAGATCGGCAGGCTCTTGATCGACAACGCCCCCAAGAACAGGATGATGACCGAGATAACGATCGCCAAAGCCGGTCTATGGAGGAATCTTGCGAACATGCTTTCGCCAAGTTTTCTTCAGGCGTTTTTATTGCGCGCTAGGAGGAAGAACATGAGGCGCTCCCACGCGATGTAAATGCTGACGTTCCAAATCGCTCCCAAAACCAGACGTGCGTGCGCAGTGATTCCGAGCTTCGAAGGCCCAACGAGCGCAGCCGCGATGCGCAGGCGATATTGCTAGTGCATGCGGCCGCCGGAATGCGGCCGGCCGTTCCCCCGAGACTTCGACGCCGAGTTGCGAATCGACTATTTCAAACCATACGGAGACCGCGGCTGATCGAGCCGCGCATCAACGTACGGGTATGCAATCCGAGAGTTGAACGAGAATCGTCGCGCCGGCTGCTGAGTGGCCATCGCCTGGTCGGTGAACACGCCCGCCTCGCCGGCGAACGACGTCACCGAGCGCGCAGCAGCGACTGGGCTAATTGGACCGCACACGGTCGCGACCCCCTGAGAAGAATCCCCCAAGCGCGCGCTGGCGCGCTCGTTTCCGCGAGAAGGACGCCCCCCCGGGCTTCCTACGTGCGCCTGCCGGCACGCGCGTCAATTATACGTCGCAGGCCAAATAATTGCGCTAGGTTCCCTAAATAATATGATCGTCGCCGTGCAGAACGGCCCATTCTCGATGAAGCGGCATGGCGAAAAGTCCCTTAGGCGGGGGCGCCAGGTCCGGGGATCACCGGGAGTCTTTCGTCATGTCATTTCTCAGGCCTTCAATCATGTAGCCGACCAGATATAGGTCTAAAACGACCGCGAATCCGATCATTATCCGTGCGGATAAACTGGGGCCAAAATCCGGATGGCGGCCCGAATCGCTCAGCACAAACGGGACGGCAATGATCGCGCATGCCGCGATCAGAACGGCGGTGATCCTCATACCCCGATTCTATCTCGCCGTCACGCAGCAATCACTGTCGCCTACGACGCATGGCCAGCAACGCGAGTCTGCCGATCGCGGCGAGGATGAGCGGGGTAGGGTCGGATAGCTTTGCCACGTCGAACCTGACGTCTAAACTTCGCCTGCACGAAAGGGCCGAGCGCGAAAAAAGGGCCGCTCGGTAGCGTGACCAAACCGAGCGGCCCGGCCGTAAGCACACGTCACAGCCAGCGTTCGAAAATAACCGCCGCTAACTTCGGTGGCAACTACGCGGCGCAAAAAAAGCCGCGGGACGTGCGTGTTAGGCGCCTGCCCCAGCGGCCAAGGCGAGGAACCGCTAAGCAGCCACGCCCAAGTAAATGAGATACCAATGTAACAAACAATGGAAAGGTGTAATTGTAAAGTGCGAAGAGCGTATGGGGGGCTAAACGGGATCAATTAAAAACCCTTGGCGGAAATGGTTTTAAGGGTTTGAGGGACGACCACAGTCGCGCCTGCTCGCTGGCCGTCACCGCTCGACCCGCGGCCTATTTGTTGGGGACGGCGATTCCGTCTTTGCCGAAGTACTTTGTCTCTGGGAAAAGTCTCTTCGCGGTTTGGTAGTCAGCTTCCGACGTATTCGTGGGAAGAAGGATCACGTTCTTTGCGTCGTCGCCCAGCCAGCGCCGCCAGATCGGAATCGTAGATTCTTCATAGGCGGGCATCATGATCGCTGTCGAGAGGAATCGCCCGGGCTGCATGCTCTCCATTTCCTGGACGCGGTATTCGTCGAGCAATAACAGGAAATCCCGCCGCTCACGGACGAATTTCAGCTCCTCGAGAAGCCAACCGAGCAAAACGGCAGCCGCCGTGACCAATAGCAACATCGTCCCCACCCCGAAGCGAAACCATTGTCGGCCGGTGGGCGTAGCGGTAGTCATTGGGCCATCTGCCGGACGATTTCAGCGACGCGTTATAGCTGCGATTCGGCTATAGCCAGTTCGTCGATGAGCCTTTGCTCACGTCGTCGAGTTTCGATAAGAATGCCCTCAAGTTGGCCAATTTTTGTCTGGAGCTTCGTGAGGGCCGTGGCTAGATCCGCGAGAATACTTTCAAGTTCCGATCGAAGATTGGCAATGCGTGACCTAACATCGTCAGTGTCTGGCGCGTTCTCAGCCATTCCCTAATTTTACCGCGCCGCAGCGACGTAATCACCTTCGGCCTTGCGTCACCAGCAATACCAGTCGCCAAGAGCGGCGAGAATTGGGGCGAGGACTCGCGTACGCAGCTGAGCAAGGTCGCCCCAAATGCACCGCCGCCGCGTTGTCTGTATCCGACGCTTTGTCGTTTAGCCGCGATGATGTCGACGACGAAACCATTCGCAACCGGCCGCCGCCATTACGATCAACAGTAGGGTAGCCGGTTCTGGTACCGGAATGTCGGAATTGTACCGCAGGCTTCCCTCCGCCCAGTAAGGCTGTTCGGGGGTGCCGTCATATTGGATGAAATCGACGGCAAATCTAAGCACATTGCCCTGACTGTCGAAATCAGCCTCGAGAACATTAAAGCTGCCGACGGAAGTGTTCAGGCCTGATCCATTGCCGGCAAAAGCAAGTCCGGGCTGACTTGAAGGTTCGAACGGCCATCGCGAAGCGTTAGGGTACGAGCCGACAGTCAGTTGCTGCCCATGTGGTGCGGCGATATCTAGCACCCACTCGCTGTTGTTTGAATCAACGTAGAAACTGATTGCATGCCCAAATTCCGAGTCGGCCTCGAAAGTGAAGCCGTC is drawn from Pirellulales bacterium and contains these coding sequences:
- a CDS encoding PEP-CTERM sorting domain-containing protein, producing MKMLRCCSAALLSFLCLSFLLPQKASCAYILAITSTPGDYIGKGKDYVLTPADGFTFEADSEFGHAISFYVDSNNSEWVLDIAAPHGQQLTVGSYPNASRWPFEPSSQPGLAFAGNGSGLNTSVGSFNVLEADFDSQGNVLRFAVDFIQYDGTPEQPYWAEGSLRYNSDIPVPEPATLLLIVMAAAGCEWFRRRHHRG